One Citrobacter amalonaticus genomic window carries:
- a CDS encoding DNA polymerase beta superfamily protein, giving the protein MTKNAVSAAMRERVMRQLKEIETRYGVRVLYACESGSRGWGFASPDSDYDVRFLYVHPPEWYLRVEAPRDVIELPIDDELDVCGWEWRKALGLLKGANPTLIEWLDSPVVYQQDDVTVSALKTMIPQWFSPLRARWHYYSMARKNFRGYLQGEAVRLKKYFYVLRPLLAVRWVEAGKGVPPMRFAELLAGSDLDAPLRQEIDELLVRKQRAGEAEYGPRRPLLHAFIHAELARGEIPPMLPDSREGDVKALDRLLYETVMS; this is encoded by the coding sequence ATGACCAAAAATGCAGTGAGTGCCGCAATGCGCGAACGGGTCATGCGGCAGCTCAAAGAGATAGAAACCCGCTACGGCGTCAGGGTGTTGTATGCCTGTGAATCGGGGAGTCGCGGCTGGGGATTTGCCTCGCCGGATAGCGATTACGATGTGCGGTTTTTGTATGTTCATCCGCCGGAGTGGTATCTGCGGGTCGAGGCGCCGCGGGATGTAATCGAACTGCCGATAGACGATGAGCTGGACGTGTGCGGCTGGGAGTGGCGTAAAGCGCTGGGGCTGCTGAAGGGCGCCAACCCGACGCTGATCGAGTGGCTGGATTCCCCGGTGGTTTATCAGCAGGATGATGTGACGGTCAGCGCGCTTAAGACGATGATACCGCAGTGGTTTTCTCCGCTTCGTGCGCGCTGGCATTACTACTCGATGGCGCGAAAAAACTTTCGCGGCTACTTGCAGGGGGAAGCGGTGCGCCTGAAAAAGTACTTCTACGTCCTGCGTCCGCTGTTGGCGGTGCGTTGGGTTGAAGCAGGAAAAGGCGTTCCGCCCATGCGCTTTGCCGAACTGCTGGCGGGAAGCGATCTGGATGCGCCGTTACGTCAGGAAATAGATGAACTGCTGGTGCGTAAACAGCGGGCCGGAGAAGCGGAGTATGGTCCGCGTCGTCCGCTGCTGCATGCGTTTATCCACGCCGAACTGGCGCGAGGTGAAATCCCGCCGATGCTGCCGGATAGCCGCGAAGGCGACGTGAAGGCACTGGATCGACTGCTTTACGAGACGGTGATGTCATGA
- a CDS encoding RtcB family protein, which produces MAHNDYALLTSQNAAPVKMWTHGVPVEPEARQQLLNTAKMPFIFKHLAVMPDVHLGKGSTIGSVIPTKGAIIPAAVGVDIGCGMIAVRTSLLAGDLPDNLSGLRSAIEQAVPHGRTNTRSRRDKGAWDTPPEEVSTHWGTLAPRFKRLTDKYPSLLKTNNHQHLGTLGTGNHFIEVCLDEQQRVWVMLHSGSRGVGNAIGNVFITLAQQDMQQHIANLPDRNLAYFQEGSRHYNDYIDAVEWAQDFARQNREVMMSRVLAALSRSVSKPFITQQEAVNCHHNYVQKERHFGEEVLVTRKGAVSAQKGQMGIIPGSMGAKSFIVRGLGNEESFCSCSHGAGRTMSRTAAKKRFTVADQIRATAHVECRKDSEVIDEIPMAYKDIDAVMAAQSSLVEIVHTLRQVVCVKG; this is translated from the coding sequence ATGGCACATAACGACTATGCGCTGTTGACGTCGCAGAACGCGGCGCCGGTGAAAATGTGGACGCACGGCGTCCCGGTGGAACCCGAGGCGCGCCAGCAACTGCTGAACACGGCGAAGATGCCGTTTATTTTTAAACATCTGGCGGTCATGCCGGATGTGCATCTGGGGAAAGGGTCAACGATTGGCAGCGTAATCCCGACCAAAGGGGCGATTATTCCGGCGGCAGTGGGGGTGGACATCGGCTGTGGGATGATTGCAGTACGGACCTCGTTGCTGGCTGGCGATCTACCGGACAACCTCAGCGGGTTGCGGAGCGCGATTGAGCAGGCCGTTCCACACGGGCGAACCAATACGCGTTCCCGTCGCGATAAAGGGGCGTGGGACACGCCGCCAGAAGAGGTGAGTACTCACTGGGGGACACTGGCACCGCGCTTTAAGCGCCTGACTGACAAGTATCCTTCGCTGCTGAAAACCAATAACCATCAGCATCTTGGAACGTTGGGAACCGGTAATCACTTCATTGAGGTTTGTCTGGATGAGCAGCAGCGCGTCTGGGTGATGTTACACAGCGGTTCGCGTGGCGTGGGGAATGCCATCGGCAATGTCTTCATCACGCTGGCGCAGCAGGATATGCAACAACATATTGCGAATCTGCCTGACCGAAACCTGGCGTATTTCCAGGAAGGGAGTCGGCACTATAACGACTACATCGACGCGGTGGAATGGGCGCAGGATTTTGCCCGACAAAACCGGGAGGTGATGATGTCCCGTGTGCTGGCCGCGCTGTCGCGTAGCGTGAGTAAACCGTTTATCACGCAGCAGGAGGCGGTGAATTGCCACCATAACTACGTGCAGAAAGAACGTCACTTTGGTGAAGAGGTGCTGGTAACGCGTAAAGGCGCGGTTTCCGCACAGAAAGGTCAGATGGGGATTATCCCCGGGTCGATGGGGGCGAAAAGCTTCATTGTGCGTGGGTTGGGAAATGAAGAGAGCTTCTGTTCCTGTAGTCATGGCGCGGGAAGAACCATGAGTCGAACGGCGGCCAAAAAACGCTTTACCGTAGCGGATCAGATCCGCGCGACGGCCCACGTTGAATGCCGTAAAGACAGTGAGGTGATCGACGAAATTCCGATGGCCTACAAAGACATCGATGCCGTGATGGCGGCGCAGTCTTCGCTGGTGGAGATCGTGCATACGTTGCGGCAGGTGGTGTGTGTAAAAGGATAA
- a CDS encoding slipin family protein, giving the protein MTKKITIRKGQLGLLAKNGDYYQVLEAGEHRLPWFNTPEVLVVNLDGSEVPEALANYLRRFQPDWVTRYALAVDLNDSEAGALYMNEVLQEILPPSTRRLYWRADDALKLVRMDTRQVQVPAEVMNAVLQPRRSGAVKGRDVMLTVQVPAWHAGVLKIDGETQALLPPGLTAYWKVNHLVDAEVVDTRLQVLEVGGQEILTKDKVNLRLNLAANWRYSDVLQAFAQLTKPLDHLYRELQFALREAVGTRTLDELLEDKQVIDDVVSAQVKDRMAPYGIDVASLGVKDIVLPGDMKTILSRLVEAEKSAQANVIRRREETAATRSLLNTAKVMENNPVALRLKELETLERVAERIDKISVFGGLDQVLHGLVNIKG; this is encoded by the coding sequence ATGACGAAGAAAATCACTATCCGTAAAGGACAATTAGGTCTGTTAGCAAAAAACGGCGACTACTATCAGGTTCTGGAGGCGGGTGAACACCGTCTGCCGTGGTTCAATACGCCAGAGGTGCTGGTGGTGAATCTGGACGGCAGCGAAGTGCCGGAAGCGCTGGCGAATTATTTACGCCGCTTTCAGCCAGACTGGGTAACGCGTTATGCCCTGGCCGTTGATCTTAATGACAGCGAAGCGGGCGCGTTATACATGAATGAGGTGTTGCAGGAGATCCTGCCGCCGTCAACGCGCCGTTTGTACTGGCGAGCCGACGACGCGTTGAAACTGGTGCGTATGGATACGCGTCAGGTTCAGGTGCCTGCAGAGGTCATGAATGCGGTTCTGCAACCGCGACGTAGCGGCGCGGTAAAAGGTCGTGACGTGATGCTTACCGTACAGGTTCCGGCCTGGCACGCGGGGGTATTGAAAATTGACGGCGAGACGCAGGCACTGCTTCCTCCGGGTCTGACGGCGTACTGGAAAGTGAATCATCTGGTGGACGCTGAAGTGGTAGATACCCGTTTGCAGGTGCTGGAAGTGGGCGGTCAGGAAATTTTGACCAAAGATAAGGTCAACCTGCGCCTGAACCTGGCGGCGAACTGGCGTTACAGCGATGTGTTGCAGGCGTTTGCGCAGCTCACTAAACCGCTCGATCATCTGTACCGCGAACTGCAGTTTGCGCTGCGTGAGGCCGTCGGGACGCGCACGCTCGATGAACTGCTGGAAGATAAACAGGTGATTGATGACGTGGTCAGCGCGCAGGTGAAAGACCGCATGGCGCCATATGGTATCGACGTGGCGTCGCTGGGCGTGAAGGACATTGTGTTGCCGGGAGATATGAAAACGATTCTGTCCCGCCTGGTTGAAGCGGAAAAATCGGCGCAGGCCAATGTGATCCGCCGTCGTGAAGAAACGGCTGCGACGCGCTCGTTGTTGAATACGGCGAAAGTGATGGAAAACAACCCGGTGGCTCTGCGTTTAAAAGAGCTGGAAACCCTCGAAAGAGTGGCAGAGCGTATCGATAAAATCTCGGTATTCGGTGGCCTGGACCAGGTTCTGCACGGCTTAGTGAACATTAAAGGATAA
- the rtcR gene encoding RNA repair transcriptional activator RtcR — MKKRRVVIGVLGTVLDKRGKRANRLKKWRPTVGLCQQPDFPVDRLELIHQPRDAGMCQQLAEDISLLSPHTQVRPHAITIADPWDFEEVYAAFLDFATHYTFDTENEEYLVHITTGTHVAQICWFLLTEARYLPASLLQTGPAPKGAPQEDVAAGTCSVIDLDLSRYTTLTSRFQREQQQSVSFLKAGIETRNATFNTLIDRIERVALRSGDPILLTGPTGAGKSFLAKRIFQLRQSRHLVGGKLVAVNCATLRGDNAMSTLFGHVKGAFTGALSSRTGLLREADGGVLFLDEIAELGLDEQAMLLKAIEEKTFFPFGSDKEVHSDFQLIAGTHRDMPQWVAEGRFREDLYARINMWRFALPGLAQRREDIAPNVEYELQRFSRSRQNQIRFDKEARERYLAFACSPQAQWRGNFRELSSSVARMATLAEQGRITLTLVDEEIALLQESWGEARSQPELEMELDLFDRRQLETVLEVCRRSASLSEAGRELFAVSRQKKANPNDADRLRKYLARFGLSWENHKVRT; from the coding sequence ATGAAAAAACGGCGGGTGGTGATTGGCGTACTGGGTACGGTGCTGGATAAACGCGGCAAGCGAGCAAACCGGTTAAAGAAATGGCGGCCCACGGTCGGACTGTGCCAACAGCCGGATTTCCCGGTCGATCGGCTGGAGCTTATCCACCAGCCACGCGATGCCGGGATGTGTCAGCAATTAGCGGAAGATATTAGCCTGCTTTCTCCACATACCCAGGTCCGCCCGCATGCCATCACCATTGCTGATCCGTGGGATTTCGAAGAGGTCTACGCCGCGTTCCTCGACTTTGCCACTCACTACACCTTCGATACCGAGAATGAAGAGTATCTGGTGCACATCACTACCGGCACCCACGTGGCGCAAATTTGCTGGTTCCTGCTGACGGAAGCCCGCTATCTGCCCGCCAGCCTGCTGCAAACCGGACCCGCGCCGAAGGGCGCGCCGCAGGAGGATGTTGCCGCTGGCACCTGTTCGGTGATCGATCTTGATTTAAGCCGCTATACCACGCTTACCAGTCGCTTTCAACGTGAGCAGCAGCAATCGGTCTCCTTCCTCAAAGCCGGTATCGAGACACGCAATGCCACGTTCAACACACTGATTGACCGTATTGAGCGCGTTGCCTTGCGTTCTGGCGATCCTATCCTGCTCACCGGCCCCACCGGCGCGGGGAAATCCTTCCTCGCAAAACGGATTTTTCAGCTTCGCCAGTCGCGGCATCTGGTGGGCGGAAAACTGGTGGCAGTGAACTGCGCGACATTGCGCGGCGATAACGCCATGTCGACACTGTTTGGTCATGTGAAAGGCGCGTTTACGGGCGCACTGTCGTCGCGAACGGGACTGTTACGCGAAGCCGACGGTGGAGTGCTGTTTCTGGATGAGATCGCTGAACTGGGGCTGGATGAGCAGGCCATGCTGCTGAAAGCGATCGAGGAAAAAACCTTCTTCCCGTTTGGCTCAGATAAAGAGGTGCACAGCGATTTTCAGTTGATAGCCGGAACCCATCGCGATATGCCGCAGTGGGTTGCCGAAGGGCGTTTTCGCGAAGATCTCTACGCACGGATAAACATGTGGCGCTTTGCCCTGCCCGGCCTTGCGCAGCGGCGTGAAGACATCGCCCCTAACGTGGAGTATGAGCTGCAACGTTTCTCCCGCAGCCGACAGAATCAGATTCGTTTTGATAAAGAGGCGCGAGAACGCTATCTGGCGTTTGCCTGTTCACCCCAGGCGCAGTGGCGCGGCAATTTCCGCGAACTGAGTTCCTCCGTCGCGCGAATGGCGACGCTGGCCGAGCAGGGACGAATTACGCTGACCCTTGTCGACGAAGAGATTGCGCTTTTGCAGGAGAGCTGGGGGGAGGCAAGGTCGCAACCGGAACTGGAGATGGAACTTGACCTTTTTGACCGCCGCCAACTGGAAACCGTGCTTGAGGTCTGTCGCCGCAGCGCATCGTTGTCCGAAGCCGGACGTGAACTCTTCGCCGTCTCCCGACAAAAGAAAGCCAATCCCAACGATGCCGACCGTTTACGTAAGTACCTGGCACGGTTTGGCCTGAGCTGGGAAAATCACAAAGTCAGAACATAA
- the panS gene encoding ketopantoate/pantoate/pantothenate transporter PanS produces MLATLTRLFPLWALLLSVIAYYTPSTFTPVGPWVTTLLMLIMFGMGVHLKVDDFKRVLSRPAPVAAGIFLHYLVMPLAAWGLALAFNMPPELSAGMVLVGSVASGTASNVMIYLAKGDVALSVTISSVSTLVGVVATPLLTRLYVDAHIQVDVMGMLLSILQIVVIPIAMGLVIHHLFPRVVKVVEPYLPAFSMVCILAIISAVVAGSAAHIASVGFVVIIAVILHNTIGLLGGYWGGRLFGFDESTCRTLAIEVGMQNSGLAAALGKIYFGPLAALPGALFSVWHNLSGSLLAGYWSGKPIDEQQSAVKEN; encoded by the coding sequence ATGCTCGCCACTCTCACTCGGCTGTTCCCGTTATGGGCGCTGCTGCTCTCGGTTATCGCGTATTACACGCCATCCACCTTTACGCCTGTCGGTCCGTGGGTGACCACATTGTTGATGCTGATTATGTTCGGCATGGGCGTACACCTTAAAGTGGACGATTTTAAACGCGTACTTTCGCGTCCTGCGCCGGTTGCGGCGGGGATCTTCCTGCACTATCTGGTGATGCCGCTGGCGGCATGGGGACTGGCGCTGGCGTTTAACATGCCGCCTGAGCTCTCCGCCGGGATGGTACTGGTCGGTAGCGTCGCCAGCGGCACGGCATCTAACGTCATGATCTATCTGGCGAAAGGAGATGTCGCACTCTCGGTAACGATCTCATCCGTTTCCACTCTGGTGGGCGTGGTTGCCACACCGCTGCTGACGCGTCTGTATGTCGATGCGCATATTCAGGTGGATGTGATGGGCATGCTGCTCAGTATTTTACAGATTGTGGTGATTCCGATTGCCATGGGCCTGGTGATCCACCACCTGTTCCCGCGCGTCGTGAAGGTAGTTGAACCTTACCTGCCCGCGTTTTCGATGGTTTGCATTCTGGCGATTATTAGCGCAGTGGTGGCGGGTTCCGCCGCCCATATCGCGTCCGTCGGCTTTGTGGTGATTATCGCGGTGATCCTGCATAACACCATCGGCCTGCTTGGCGGCTACTGGGGCGGACGTCTGTTTGGTTTTGACGAGTCAACCTGCCGCACGCTGGCAATCGAGGTTGGGATGCAAAACTCGGGCCTCGCCGCCGCGCTGGGTAAAATCTACTTCGGCCCGCTCGCCGCACTGCCCGGCGCACTGTTCTCGGTCTGGCACAACCTTTCCGGCTCTCTGCTGGCCGGCTACTGGTCCGGTAAACCGATTGATGAACAGCAGAGTGCTGTCAAAGAAAATTGA
- a CDS encoding histidine biosynthesis protein, with product MFKGDMNKKRAKALQKVKDAIALHGGQTILSTGITGDDARLAKAVCEAGVKLLEPNHPALALARGHKGVSNMHAAEQIRHEITNGQMAEAVHGVRNVVPDDIFITVGIAGGFTETLPVPLSETEILEIARAGADGLHTHKSDWDDLQDIVNLAHQYGLTVDAYIGHPDDLHTFGIPARTPEEVASVAKRMQEIGVDMIGLMTGMSYEGVAAGDIPQMIKDRLRALVGAVDVPTLAEGGINLANAKAFKDTGVNILVVGTAIDNMVCNAAKEAVTPFIAHA from the coding sequence ATGTTTAAAGGCGATATGAATAAAAAACGCGCCAAAGCGTTACAGAAAGTGAAAGATGCCATCGCGCTGCACGGCGGGCAAACTATCCTCAGCACGGGGATCACCGGTGACGATGCGCGCCTGGCAAAAGCGGTCTGCGAGGCTGGCGTGAAACTGCTCGAGCCGAACCATCCTGCACTGGCGCTGGCGCGCGGACACAAAGGGGTGAGCAACATGCACGCGGCGGAGCAAATCCGCCACGAAATCACCAACGGTCAGATGGCAGAAGCGGTGCACGGCGTGCGTAATGTGGTGCCGGACGATATCTTCATCACCGTGGGCATTGCGGGCGGGTTTACTGAAACGCTGCCCGTCCCACTCAGTGAAACGGAGATTCTGGAGATTGCCCGCGCCGGAGCCGACGGTTTACACACCCATAAATCTGACTGGGACGACCTGCAGGACATCGTCAACCTCGCCCATCAGTATGGGCTGACCGTGGATGCCTACATTGGTCATCCGGATGATCTGCATACCTTCGGTATTCCGGCACGCACCCCGGAAGAGGTCGCCAGCGTAGCGAAGCGCATGCAAGAGATTGGCGTCGATATGATTGGCCTGATGACGGGCATGAGCTATGAAGGCGTGGCGGCTGGCGATATCCCGCAGATGATTAAAGACCGTCTTCGGGCGCTGGTTGGCGCGGTGGACGTCCCGACGCTGGCGGAAGGAGGCATTAACCTCGCCAATGCCAAAGCGTTTAAGGACACCGGGGTCAATATTCTGGTCGTCGGCACGGCAATCGACAATATGGTTTGCAACGCCGCCAAAGAGGCCGTGACACCGTTTATCGCTCATGCATAA
- a CDS encoding Cof-type HAD-IIB family hydrolase gives MLLVTDLDGTLLTSQKTITPRTRQALVDFRQRGGLLAACSARPVSSIARLLQQQQVETLFDWCAGFNGGQILELASQRILHSAPFTRMNLRDIDRHISLSRYPHHFFTAHAIYHRYDRLIAPWTSYEASLFELPLISAAPGNIFNRRDIFKITLVAEHARIEDLCREISRQLPNDYKATITGGNYIDIQRSEINKGYAIAEIARQLNLPPAGIAAIGDQQNDISMFAVAGFGIAMGNAPDSVKRQARYVTTTNDDDGIVCALEWLRCSAHPVTMRQSSTLAENNEPD, from the coding sequence ATGCTACTGGTTACCGATCTGGATGGAACATTGCTGACGTCGCAGAAGACTATCACGCCACGCACACGTCAGGCGCTGGTTGACTTTCGTCAGCGCGGCGGTCTGCTGGCCGCCTGTTCCGCCAGACCGGTCTCCTCAATAGCCCGCCTGTTACAACAGCAGCAGGTTGAGACGCTGTTTGACTGGTGTGCAGGTTTCAACGGCGGACAGATCCTTGAGCTGGCGTCGCAACGCATTCTGCATTCTGCACCCTTCACCCGGATGAATCTCAGAGATATTGACCGGCATATTTCGCTGTCCCGTTATCCTCATCATTTTTTTACTGCACACGCGATTTATCATCGCTACGATCGCCTTATCGCCCCGTGGACATCCTATGAGGCCAGTTTATTTGAGTTACCGCTTATTAGCGCCGCACCAGGGAATATCTTTAATCGTCGCGATATATTTAAAATTACGCTGGTCGCAGAGCATGCCAGGATCGAAGATCTCTGTCGGGAAATAAGTCGTCAGTTACCCAATGACTATAAGGCGACAATCACCGGTGGGAATTATATCGATATTCAACGCAGCGAGATAAATAAAGGCTATGCGATCGCTGAAATCGCCCGACAATTAAACCTGCCTCCTGCCGGGATTGCCGCCATTGGCGATCAGCAGAACGACATCAGCATGTTTGCCGTTGCCGGGTTCGGCATTGCGATGGGCAACGCGCCAGATAGCGTGAAACGTCAGGCCCGGTATGTGACAACCACCAATGATGATGACGGTATCGTCTGTGCGCTGGAGTGGTTGCGTTGCTCTGCGCATCCAGTTACCATGCGGCAAAGTTCGACCCTGGCGGAAAATAATGAACCCGATTAA
- a CDS encoding DeoR/GlpR family DNA-binding transcription regulator: MNPIKRRKHILDELNKFGEVTVIKLSETLNVTSETIRRDLSLLESEGQITKIHGGAVKKQVVQEDAFGARIDAHREEKMAIGKVAAGMVSERDTLFIDSCTTNLILAEHLPPLAFSVITNSALIADKIKEHNLQARVYVLGGEYDYHFRANLGVSVCQQINAIHADICFIGAGGISPQHGVLVKSFDEAYVAKAMIAMSKKSVILADHTKFGQDGVMCIATLKEIDHVITDKGFKTTGYTQQDFAGKLRIAD, translated from the coding sequence ATGAACCCGATTAAAAGAAGAAAGCATATTCTTGATGAATTAAACAAATTCGGTGAAGTGACCGTTATTAAATTATCAGAAACGCTAAACGTGACCTCGGAAACCATTCGCCGCGATCTCTCTTTACTGGAGTCTGAAGGTCAAATCACCAAAATTCACGGTGGCGCGGTCAAAAAACAGGTTGTTCAGGAAGATGCATTTGGCGCGAGAATTGATGCGCATCGCGAAGAAAAAATGGCGATTGGCAAAGTGGCCGCGGGAATGGTCAGCGAGCGCGATACGCTATTTATTGATTCCTGTACCACGAATCTTATTCTTGCCGAACACTTACCCCCTCTCGCGTTTTCCGTTATTACCAATTCCGCCTTAATTGCCGATAAAATTAAAGAGCATAATCTCCAGGCGCGAGTGTATGTCTTAGGCGGTGAATACGATTACCATTTCCGCGCCAATCTGGGCGTCTCAGTGTGCCAGCAGATTAATGCGATTCACGCAGATATCTGCTTTATCGGTGCGGGCGGTATTTCACCGCAGCATGGTGTACTCGTGAAGAGCTTTGACGAGGCATACGTTGCCAAAGCGATGATTGCGATGAGTAAAAAATCCGTGATTCTCGCCGACCATACTAAATTCGGTCAGGACGGCGTGATGTGTATCGCCACTCTCAAAGAGATCGATCACGTCATTACGGATAAGGGATTTAAAACAACGGGTTATACACAACAAGATTTCGCAGGAAAACTGCGTATTGCTGACTGA
- a CDS encoding DUF3811 domain-containing protein, giving the protein MALPRITQKEMTEREQRELKTLLDRARIAHGRQLTNAETNSVKKEYIDKLMVLREAEAKKARQLKKKQAWKPDAEASFSWSANTPTRGRR; this is encoded by the coding sequence ATGGCACTCCCCCGCATTACCCAAAAAGAGATGACCGAGCGCGAACAGCGCGAACTGAAAACGTTGCTGGATCGCGCCCGTATTGCGCATGGTCGCCAATTGACCAACGCAGAGACCAACAGCGTAAAGAAAGAGTACATTGATAAGCTGATGGTCTTGCGCGAAGCCGAGGCAAAAAAAGCCCGTCAGTTGAAGAAAAAGCAGGCCTGGAAACCGGATGCAGAAGCCTCTTTTTCCTGGTCTGCAAATACGCCAACGCGCGGCAGACGTTAA
- the rluF gene encoding 23S rRNA pseudouridine(2604) synthase RluF: MLPDSSTTRLNKYISESGICSRREADRFIEQGNVFINGKRATIGDQVMPGDVVKVNGRLIEPREAEDLVFIALNKPVGIVSTTEDSERDNIVDFVNHSKRVFPIGRLDKDSQGLIFLTNHGDLVNKILRAGNDHEKEYLVTVDKPVTDEFIRGMSAGVPILGTVTKKCKVKKEAPFVFRITLIQGLNRQIRRMCEHFGYEVVKLERTRIMNVGLSGLPLGEWRDLTDDELITLFKLIENSSSEAKPKAKAKPKTAGIKRPVVKIEKSAEKEKARPAANGKRFTSPGRKKKGR; the protein is encoded by the coding sequence ATGCTGCCCGACTCATCAACAACACGACTCAACAAATACATCAGTGAAAGCGGAATCTGCTCGCGTCGCGAAGCGGATCGCTTCATCGAGCAAGGGAACGTCTTCATCAATGGCAAACGCGCCACCATTGGCGACCAGGTGATGCCTGGCGACGTCGTGAAGGTGAATGGTCGGTTGATTGAGCCGCGTGAAGCGGAAGATCTGGTCTTTATCGCGCTGAACAAGCCGGTGGGGATCGTGAGCACCACTGAAGACAGCGAGCGCGACAACATTGTTGATTTCGTTAACCACAGCAAGCGCGTATTCCCGATTGGCCGTCTGGACAAAGACTCCCAGGGACTGATCTTCCTGACCAACCACGGCGATCTGGTGAATAAGATCCTGCGTGCCGGTAACGATCATGAAAAAGAGTATCTGGTCACGGTCGACAAACCAGTTACGGATGAGTTTATTCGTGGGATGAGTGCGGGTGTGCCGATTCTGGGTACCGTCACCAAGAAATGTAAGGTGAAGAAAGAGGCGCCGTTTGTATTCCGCATTACCCTGATCCAGGGGCTGAACCGACAGATCCGCCGCATGTGCGAACATTTCGGTTATGAAGTGGTGAAGCTTGAACGCACGCGCATCATGAACGTTGGCCTTTCCGGTCTGCCGCTCGGTGAATGGCGTGACCTGACGGATGATGAGCTGATCACGCTGTTTAAGCTTATCGAAAACTCTTCTTCAGAAGCGAAACCGAAGGCGAAAGCGAAACCGAAAACGGCGGGAATCAAGCGTCCGGTGGTGAAAATCGAAAAGTCGGCGGAAAAAGAGAAAGCACGCCCGGCGGCAAACGGTAAACGCTTTACCTCGCCGGGGCGTAAGAAGAAAGGGCGTTAA
- a CDS encoding sugar-binding transcriptional regulator, with protein sequence MATENSDDIRLIVKIAQLYYEQDMTQAQIARELGIYRTTISRLLKRGREQGIVTIAINYDYNENLWLEQQLKQRFGLKEAVVITCDNEQEEEQLAMMGVHGAQLLERLLEPGDIIGFSWGRAVRALVEGLSPASQSRQLICVPIIGGPSGKLESRYHVNTLTYGAAAKLKGESHLADFPALLENPLIRNGIMQSQHFKSISAYWDNLDVALVGIGSPAIRDGANWHAFYGSEESDDLHARQVAGDICSRFYDINGVTVETTMSEKTLSIETNKLKQARYSIGIAMGEEKLSGILGALRGKYINGLVTNSHTAELLLK encoded by the coding sequence ATGGCGACGGAAAACAGTGATGATATCCGCCTGATCGTAAAAATAGCGCAGCTCTATTACGAACAGGATATGACACAAGCGCAGATCGCCCGTGAACTGGGGATTTATCGCACCACCATCAGCCGCCTGCTGAAACGCGGTCGCGAGCAAGGCATCGTCACTATTGCCATCAACTACGACTACAACGAAAACCTGTGGCTGGAACAGCAGCTCAAACAACGATTCGGCCTCAAAGAGGCGGTGGTGATCACCTGCGACAACGAGCAGGAAGAGGAACAACTCGCGATGATGGGCGTGCACGGCGCGCAACTGCTGGAACGTTTACTGGAACCCGGCGACATCATTGGTTTTTCCTGGGGACGCGCAGTTCGCGCACTGGTCGAAGGGTTGTCGCCTGCCAGCCAGTCGCGCCAGCTGATCTGCGTGCCGATCATCGGCGGGCCGTCCGGGAAGCTCGAGAGTCGCTATCACGTCAATACGCTGACCTACGGCGCAGCGGCAAAGCTGAAAGGCGAATCACACCTGGCTGATTTTCCGGCTCTTCTGGAAAACCCATTGATTCGCAACGGTATTATGCAGTCCCAGCACTTTAAGTCGATTTCTGCCTACTGGGACAATCTGGATGTTGCACTGGTAGGGATTGGTTCTCCGGCAATTCGCGATGGCGCAAACTGGCATGCCTTTTACGGCAGCGAAGAGAGTGACGACCTGCATGCCCGGCAGGTTGCCGGAGACATTTGCTCGCGCTTTTACGATATTAACGGCGTAACGGTGGAGACCACGATGAGCGAAAAAACGCTCTCCATCGAAACCAACAAATTAAAGCAGGCACGTTATTCCATCGGCATCGCAATGGGTGAGGAAAAACTCAGCGGAATTCTCGGCGCATTACGCGGAAAATATATTAATGGTCTGGTCACTAACAGCCACACTGCTGAATTATTGTTGAAGTAA